AAGGCGTTGCCGGCCGGCGGGTATTTCTGGCGGTGGTCGTCGGGCGAGGCTGTTTCGGAGGTATTCTCGTTCACGATTCCCCAGGACGCCGTCCGGCTCGAGGTGCCTCCGGCCGAGACCTGGCTCGAGGCATTCTCAGGACCACATCCCCGGGTTCAGGTCTCGGCGGGAGACCTGCCGCAACTGCGCTCACGGCTGGAGCGGGATCGGCCCTCCGAGCGTGCCGCCATGATTGCCGAAGCGGATGCGATTCTGAAGGAAGCCCATCACTACCCCGAGCCTGAGCGGCTCCCGGACCGCGAGGTGGATTACGAGGCCTTCTGGGCGATCTGGTATCCGACCATGTGGGGCACCCGGCGCTTTGTCAAAGGGGCCGAGGTGCTAGCCTTCGCCTACCTGGTGACCGGCATTTCGGAATACGGTCGTGCGGCCTGTCAGCGACTGGACAGTGTCGCGCGTTGGGACCCGGAGGGCTCCACCTACCTGGGGCACAATGACGAAGCTCATATGAGCGTCATCTGGAATGGCCCGATTGCCTGTGATTGGGTCTGGAATCTGTTCACCGAAGAGGAGCGCACCCGTGTGATCGAGCAATACCGGCGCAGGGGCGAAATCACCTTTCATCACATGCATGATCAGGGCTGTTACGGGGTGAACCGCTTTGATTCCCATGCCGGTCGCGAGATTGTCTTCCTGGCACAGATGGCCCTGGTTTTTCACCAGGAAATCCCAGAGGCACGCGAATGGTTGCGCTGGTTGCGTCCGGTCCTGGGAGGCATCTGGCCGGTTTGGGCGGGCGATGATGGCGCATGGTCGGAAGGTGTTTCCTACGCCAATCCGTACGTCACCATCATGAGCCGGTTCGTTTCGATTCTCAAGCATGGCGCCGGCATCGATCTCTACCGGAGACCGTTCTGGAAAAACTTCTGCAAGTGGAAGCGGTGGGTTCAGCCGCCCTACGCGGAATGGACCGGATTCGGCGACCATTCCGAGCGTTGGAGAGACGGATGGACGGCCACAGCCGACATCGTCGAGCTGATTGCACGGGAAACAGGCAGCCCGGAGTTTCTGCCCTACGTGGCGGCCTTCCGTCGGGAGATAGACGGGATGGAGGCGGCGCCGGCCGGCCGCGCCCTGCCAGCCACCAATCCGACCCTGCTTTTGGCGCCACCCCTCGAGGCTGAACCGGGGCGGGAGGCTGCGGATCGTCCAGGGGGCCGGGTCAGCGCCGTTTTTCCCTACGCGGGCTGGGCGGCCATCCGTACCGGGTTGGCCGGGGGAAGCGACGATGTGGCGTTTCTCTTCCGGAGTTCCCGATTCGGAGCGTTCAGTCATTCCCACTCGAACAACAATGATTTCATCGTCCATGTCGGCGGTCGGATCATGGCGATGCCTTCGGGATACTACGCCGGATATGGTTCGAAGCATCACGCCCATTGGGTCTGGCATACCAAGGCGAACAATTGTATCACCCTATCGGACGCGCCGCAGCTGATGCGGTCCCACGAATCCCAAGGCTATGTCATCAACGGATTTGAGGACGAGCGGATCGCGTATTTCTGTGGCAACGCCGATGCGAGCTATCGTCTGCAGGCCAGACGATGCCGCCGGCATGTGGCTTATCTGAAAGACGTGGGGTGTTTTTTCCTGGTGGATACCTTTGAGGCTCAACCGGGCATCACATCTTCAGTCCAGTGGAACATCCATTCCTGGAGTCCCTTCGCGGTGGATCCTGACGGGAAGGGCTTTCATCTGCAGCGCGGCGAGAGCGGATTGCACGGTTCGTTTCTCTTTTCCCATGAGTCGTTTGTATCGCTTCGGGAAGGATGGGACCCGCCGCCGGGAACCGGGAAGAATTCCGATCAATGGCATAATCAATACCACCTGCGCTTCACGCCCGCGGTTCTGGCCGAGAAACGCAACCTGGGTGTCGTGCTTCGCCCGGATTACCCGGGGTTTCGCAAGCCCGAGATCAGGCGGGAGCGGAGGGGGACTGCCGAAGTGGCCGAGATCGACGGGTTCAGCCTGTGGGTCAACCAGGAGGAACGCATGGATGTGGCCGGTCGGGAATCCGATGCGATCGCCGCGATCGTGATGGATGGTCGGGTCTACGAGATCCGGGAGGAGGGAGTCGCCCACAGGGGGCAGTGAACGATTCCCGGTGCAGGACCGGCGCCGCTGTTATTCAAGCCGCCCAGCTCCTGCGATGTAGTTCCTGCCAATCAGGTTCACGTGGCTTAACGAGTGACTCGAATGTGGGACGTGGCTTGTCCGTGACCATTCACCGCTCATCCGGTCCCCAAGACTGACTTTGCGAAGGCGCACTCCATGTGCGCAGTTTCGAAGAGCGTCTCAGAAGGGAATCCCCGAGTGCACAACACCGTCTAGGCGGGAAAGGCGCCTTCGATCCGCTCGCAGAAATGGTGAATGAGGAAGAGGTGGGCCTCCTGGACAGATGCGGTCTGATCCGACGGGATGATCACTTCGATCGTCGCCAGGCCCTGACAAGCCCCGCCCCCCTTGCCGAGAAGAGCAAGACTGTGGATGCCGTGCTTTCTGGCCGTTTCGAGAACGGTGACCAGGTCCCGGGATTGACCACTGGAACTCAGACAGACAAGCAGGTCGCCCTCAGTGGCGATTCCTTCAAATTGGCGGACGAAAACCTGGTCCCAGCCGAAGTCGTTCCCAATACAGGACATGAGGGTTCCGTCGCTGGTCAGGGCGACGGCGGGCAGGGATCGCCGGTTCGACCGGTAACGTCCCACCAGTTCGGTGGTCAGGTGCTGGGCCTCGGCGGCACTCCCGCCATTGCCGCAGGCGATCAGTTTGTTGCCGGTTTTCAGGGTCTCCAGGATGAGATCTCCGGCGGCGTCGATGGCCGGACGGATCGTCCGGAGGGCGTGGAGTGTCTCGAGAGATTTCTGCAGGCTCTGGTCAAAAGTCATCATCGGAAAGGGAGTGTGATTTGGGGAGTGGCGAAGTCGAATCCGAAAGACCGTCTCGAGAGTTTGTAACGTATTATGTTACAAATGGGTTGTTTCAGTCGGATTATCAATCAGTTGAATTGCCGCGAATCCGAGACGCGATGAGTGACAAACCCCGCGTTGTGTTTTTTCCGGGTTTGCAGCTTCGGGAGAATGTGGGAGAGTGGCAGAACGGATGGCCTATTTTGATTTTAATGCCACGGCACCACTGCACCCGGTAGCCCGGGAGACCTGGCTCAAGACATCGGCAGACGCCTGGCAGAATCCGGGGAGTCCCTACCGTGCCGGTGCGCGGGCGCATGCCCGGCTGGTGGAATCGCGTGAATGTCTGGCGGGGTTGCTCGACTGCGGGCCGGAGAGGATTGTCTTCACCTCCGGTGCGACGGAATCCGACAATACCGTCATTGCGAGTGTCGCGTCCGTGAGCGGGCAGAATGATCGGATCGCCGTCTCACCAACCGAGCATCCGGCGGTGCTGGAAGCGGCCGACCGTTTTTGGGGCGACCGGGTGATTTGGCTTCGGGTGGATGGAGCCGGGCGGATCGACGAGGCGCATCTGGAGGAGGTGCTGGTCGGGTTCAGACCTCGGCTGACGTGCATCATGGCCGCGAACAACGAGACGGGTGTGGTGGCACCGGTGGTGCGTTTGGCGGAACTTTGCCGTCGGCACGGATCGCTCATGCTTTGCGACGCCACTCAGTGGATCGGGAAACGACCCCTGGAGAATCTGCGGCTCCCCGACTTCCTGGTTGGCGGGGCCCACAAATTCGGCGGGCCGAAAGGGGTCGGCTTCCTCCGGCTGCCGAAAGAGGGCCAGTTCTCGTCTCTGATACGCGGGGGCAGGCAGGAGAACGGGCATCGGGCCGGAACCGAGAACATCCCCTCGGTCGCCGCGATGACGGCGGTGCTTTCACACCTGAAGGAGGAGTGGGACTGCGGCATCCCGGCAAGGGAGGAGACGAGGCGCGACTTCGAATCCAGTCTGAAGGGGAAGGTGCCGGGGGTTTGCATTGTTTCAGAAGATGCCGAACGGCTCTGGAATACGGTGTCTGTCATCATGCCGCACGGTGAGAACACCTGGTGGGCCCGGAAACTGGACGCGAAGGACTTCCAGGTGGGAACCGGGTCGGCCTGTTCGACGGGAGAGGCCGGCCCTTCACACGTCATGAAGGCCCAGAATATCCCGCCGGATCAGGCCCGAAGGATGGTGCGGTTGAGCAGCGGCTGGTCGACGGGACCCGAGGACTGGCGGGACCTGGCGGTGTTGATCGCGGAACTGGCCGCGGAACAGGCGGCGGGTCCGGTCATCCGAATCGTGAATTCCGCTTCCTGATGATCCTGCGACGCCTCGGCATTCAGGACTTCCGCAATATCACAGCGGCCGGGATCGAGTTTGAGCCGGGCAACACATTTCTTCTCGGGTCGAACGGGCAGGGCAAGAGCAACCTGATTGAGGCGATCGGGTTCATGACGGCACTTCGGGCGTTTCGCACCCATGAACAGAAGGCTCTGATTCGACACGGTGAGGAGGAGGCTGCGCTCGCCTACGTGTTGGAGAGCAGGACGCGCGGGAGGACGGAATTGACCATTCGATTGCGGGCCCAGGGGCGGAGCGTGGAACTGGATGGGGAGCCGGTCAGACGCTTTGCGGAGGTCATCGGCCAGTTTCCCACCGTGGTCTTTGCCTCGGAGGACATTCAGCTCATTCGGGGTGGTCCGGCCAATCGTCGGAGGCTGATCGATCTTTTCCTTTCCAGTCTGGACACGGGTTATCTGCGTGCGCTCACGCGGTATCACCGGAGTCTGCGGGAGCGCAATGCGTTGCTCAGAAAGGACGCCGCCGATGGCCAGTTGGCCGCGTTTGAGCAGGTCATGGCGCCGTTGGCGGCGGAGGTCTTCCGATCGAGGACTGCGGTGGTGGCCTCTTTGGAGGAGGCATTGGGCCGCTTTTATCTGGGCTTGTGCGGGGGGGCGGAGGATCCCCGGTTTCAGTTTCGTCCCGATGTCCGGACGGACGACGAGGAGGCATGGTTGAAGGTCTTCGGCGATGGCCGAGCCCGGGACCGGCAGATGAAATCGACCCAGAGGGGCCCTCAGCGCGACGATTTCCGATTGCTGATCAACGGACGCGAGGCGCAGGATTACGCCTCGGAGGGACAGCAGCGCGGCCTGGTGCTGGCCCTCCGGTTTGCGCAGATCCAGGTCATCCGCGACCGGACGGGGGCCATTCCCATTGTCCTGGCCGACGATGTCCTGGGCGAGCTGGATCCCGTGCGCCGCGAACGTTTCTGGCGTCATCTGGATCCGGATACGCAGGTCATCGCCTCGGGCACGACCCCTCCAGAGGCGACGGATCCCCGGGGGTGGCGGATTCTCGGGGTCGAGGACGGCCGGTTTGCTTTTGCTTTGACGCCGGGCAATCCGTTCGCGAGAACCGCGACCATGATACCTCTTGAAGATTACTCCGAGGACATCATCGGGAAGGTGATGCGTGGCCGGGGGATTTCGAAAGACCAGCTCTGTCGTGATGCCGGCATCTCAGGCGACGAGTTGAGCGGACTGCTGCGGGGGGAGCCACTGGAGGCTGCCCTGCGCAAGGTGGCTCCGGTTCTTGAGCTTGGTGCGGATCAGCTCGTGGTATGCGCCAGGAAGACCTGGTATCCGGATCAGCCGGAGAAACCCGTTGGGTTCGCCTCGGCCAATACCACCTTTCACGATATGACGGTCAACGCCTATGTGGTCTGGGACACGGCGACGCGCGAGGCGGTCATCTTCGATTCGGGGGCGGATTCCGAGCCCTTGATCGAGGTTGTCCGGACGAACCGGCTGGCGGTGAAGCTGATCCTGCTGACTCATTCCCACACCGATCATGTGATCGACCTTCCCAGGCTGGTCGAGGCGGTCGGGAATCCTCCTGTCTGGATCAATGCCCGGGAAAGCGGCGATGAGGATTTTCCCGGGAACGCCCACACCTTTGAGGCCGGAAAGACCTTCTCGGTGAGCGGTCTGTCGATTGAGTCTGTCTTGACGAACGGTCATTCCCCCGGAGGCACGACCTACCTGGTCAAGGGGCTCGATCAGCCGCTGGCCATCGTAGGCGATTCGCTCTTCGCCGGGTCGATGGGCGGGAGCATGACTGCTTACGAAACGGGCCGTCAGAACAATCTCAAAAAGGTCCTGACCCTGCCGGATGCGACCATCCTGGCGCCGGGACATGGTCCGCTCACGACGGTCGCCCAGGAAAAGTTGCACAACCCGTTCTTTGCGGGCCGAATCTGAATCAACCAACCCCAAAACAAGACACCAACGCATCTATGTCGGAAAAAATCGGATTTGTCGGAGTGGGACGGATGGGCGCAAACATGGCCCGCCGTCTCAAGGATTGTGGCTACGAAATCAGCGCTGTTTATGACGTGTTTCCGGAGTCTGCAGCCAAGCTGGCGGCGGAGATCGGTGCGAAGCACTGTGCCGCTCTCCCGGAGGTGACCGCTTTGGCGGACATCATCTTCACGGTGGTCACGGACGAGGCGGCCATGCTGGAGATTTTCGGTGGCGAGGACAGTCTCCTGGTGGGCGCGGCGGGCAAACTTTTTGTGAATTGTGCGACGATATCCCCGGCCACCCATATTCTGGTCGAACAGGCGGCGCATAGAGCCGGTGCCCAGACGATGGAGGCCTGCATGGCCTCGAGTATCCCGCAGGCTCGCCAGGGCACGCTCTACCTGATGGTTGGCGGGTCGAAGGAGAACGTGGCGAGGATCGAGACGATCCTGACCAAGCTCTCTTCGTCGATGCGGCACGTGGGCGGAACCGGTGAGGCGGCCAAGGTCAAGGCCCTCGTCAATATGGTGATGAACATCAACACGGCGGGCCTGGCCGAAGGTTTGGGGCTCGGTGATGCCCTTGGGCTGGACCTGACCATGCTGCGCGAGGTATTCTCGGAGACCGGTGCCAATTCCAATGTTCTCAGAACGGACGGAGAAGACATGCAGAATCGCGATTTCGCGTGCTTTTTCTCAGCCGAACATGCGGCCAAGGACAGCCGGATCGCGTACGAACTGGCCGTCACCTCGGGGCTGACACTTCCGCTTGCCCGGGTGACGAAGGAGCAGTTTGAGAAGATGGTGCAGATCGGGCTGGGCGGACTCGACAAATCCGGCATTGCGGAATTGACCTTCAAAGGTCGTCACGAGACCTGATCTCCGGTCTCCCGCCGAAGAGCCCTGACCAACAACCCTCCTTCCCTTCGAAACCATGAAAAAAAAGACAAAGACCCCAAAACTGTATCAAGTGGCGAATCTCTGGTCACTGGTGCATTATCCGACGGCGAAGCGTGAGTGGTCGCTCGAGAGAAAGCTCGCCGCGGTGGCCGAAGCCGGGTTCGACGGGGTCACCACGGCCCTGAACGAAGAGTCTGGAAAACTCGCTGCAAAGCACGGACTCAAGGTGGTCGGATTCCTGTCGGCCTCGCGGAAGAAGGACTTCCGTCCCCAGCTTGAGAAAAACCGCGACGGGGGAGCCTACGACATCAACGTGCAGCTGGGGGATCACGATACCACGACTGATCGGGCGGTCGACCTGGCGGTCCGCCTGATGAAAGAAGGCCGGAAACTGGGAGTGCAGCCGGCTGTTGAGATCCACCGCGACACCTGCACGGAAACACCGGAGAAGACCTATGCGCTGGCGGACGGTTATCGGAAACGGACGGGCGAAGTCCTCCCGATGACGCTCGACTATTCCCACTTTTCGGTGGTCAAGCACCTCTCGCCGGCCAATTTCAGCAGCCGACTGCTCGAGCGCAAGGATCTGGTTGAGAACGCCCGACAGGTTCATTTCCGCACCTTCAACGGGCATCATTGCCAGGTTCCGGTGACTGATGGGCGGGGTCGCCTGACTCCGGAGCTGAAGGACTGTCTGCCGGTCATCGGAGATATCTTCCGGATCTGGCTGAAGGGGAATCCCGGCCTGGACCAGCTCTGGGTCTGCCCCGAGATGGGCCCGGTTGCGGGTGGCTACAACTTCCATTGCCTCCCGAACAGTTGGGAGGAGGCCCAGCGCCTGCGCAAATTGATAGCCGCTGCCTGGCGCAGGGAGGTCGGAAAGCTCAAGTGAAGGCTTTCGGTGACCCCCGAAGGCGCGTGGGGGGATGCCTGCACGGATGCGACACTTCCGGACCGGCCGGTCTGTCTTTGTTGCCCGGGGATCAGCTGTCTTGAGTTTTGAAGCCTGGCAGTGGTCGCTGCTCGTTCTGGGGGCAGTCACGATCGGGATGGCCAAAACGGGCATACCCGGTCTGGGCATCATGTTCGTGGCCATTTTCGCCAATATCATGCCGGCGAAGACGGCCACCGGGCTGGTCCTGCCGATGCTCATCCTGGCTGATGTCGTCGCGGTGTTCTTTTACCGTCGTCACGCGGTGATCAAGTACGTGATCAAGCTCTTCCCCTGGACGGCGGCCGGGGTTGTTCTGGGGACCGTCGCCCTGGCCTACGTGGACAACCAGGAGGCGCGCCTCATGGTCGGCATCATCCTGATCGTGATGATCAGTCTGCATGTCGTGAAAGAGTGGGGACAGGCCGGTCGCAAGCTGGAGAGCGAGGTGGTCGATCATGCGGTCTGGTTCGCCCCTCTTATGGGGATCGTCGCGGGTTTCACCACCCAGGTGGCCAACGCCGCGGGACCGGTCATGATTCTCTACCTTCTGGCCATGCGGTTGCCGAAGATGGAATTCATGGGCACAGGTGCGATCTTCTTTCTCGCGCTCAACGTATTCAAGGTACCCTTCATGGTCGGGCTCGACATGATCACGCTCGACAGCCTGACCATCAACCTGCTCCTCGCCCCGGCCATCCTTCTGGGTACGCTGCTTGGAAGGCTTGTCATCCAGCGGATCAACCAGAAGGCCTTCCAGAATCTTGCAATCGGGCTGGCCTTTGTGGCCTCGATCAAGTTGCTTTTCTAGCCATGGCACGGATGACATCCCGCCAACTCTGGGCGGCCAAGCTGGCGGGCAAGGCCATGCCGGGACGGGTGGTCGATCTGCCTTCAGCCGTCCGGCGTCCCTTCAACGGGAGAATTCTCGGGGTGGATCCGAGCCTTCGGGGGACGGGGTTGGCGGTGGTGGAATTTCGCCCGGGCGCGTCCCCGCTCCTGCTGCATTGCCGGACGTTGTTGATGAAGAAGACGGTTTCGATGCCGGAGTGCCTTGCGGGAATTTACCGCGGAATCGCCGAGGCCCTTGACACCCACTCGGTTGAGCACGTTGCCCTGGAACAGACGATCTATGTGCAGAACTTTCAGACCGCCCAGATTCTGGGGGCAGCCCGGGGGGCGGCCATTGCGGCGGCCGCGGTGGCCGGGAAGGCCGTTTTTGAGTATCCGCCGCTCCGGGTGAAGCAGGCGGTCGTCGGGGTGGGGCGGGCGAGCAAGGAGCAGATGGCCCGGACTGTCATGGCCATGCTCGGTCATGGTGCCACCCTTGCCTACGACGAGGCTGACGCGGTCGGCGTGGCCCTTTGCCATGCCTTCACCTGGCGCGAGACCGGGGTTTGAAGGCGGATCGCAGGAAGGCGGGTCCGGAAGGAGACACGATCCACCAGGTCAAACCGATGCCGAGCCAGAGGGCCACGGTTCCGATGACCTCGTGAAGAAGCGTGTAGTGGTCCGGGAAATGCGGTGCGGTCATGCAGATGGCGACAATCCGGATCAGATTGAGGAGAAGGCCGATGAGGGCTCCGGAAAGGACGAGGGCGATTCTCCAGTACCAGGGTTCCCGACTGGTCAGGACAACGAGAAAAGCGAGAAGGGCGCAGGACGTGAGGAGTCCGAACCCGTTGCATTCGGTGGCGACGTTGAAGGGGGTACCGTCAACCAGGAGGATGACCTGCGGCACGTTTCCGCCGTCGATCATTCCAAGAGCGGTTTCGTAGTGGAGTGACTGAAGAATCTGACCCGCGCCGATCCCGGCGAGTTTCCTCAGGGGAAGATCGAGGAGGGGAAAGAGAACGACGATGATCAGAAACGCGGCGAAGCCGGTGGTCAGTTTCAGGCAGAGTCTGAGGTGTTCGTCCCCGACGAGGAAGACGGCGCCTCCGATGAAGGCGATCAGGAATCCCAGGAGCAGAGGAAGGGGGCTTCGCAGGAGAATGGCGAGGGCGCCCATGAGGTAGGCTGCGGCGACAAAGGCGAGGCTTATCCGACTCAGTTTGAATCGGAGCGATATTGCCTGGCGTTCGCGCCAGAGGGTCACGGCAAGGGCTGCGCCCAGAATGAGGATCGAGTACTGAACCTGATCGCGTGAAACGGTCTGTTCCGCCAGCCAGTGAAA
This is a stretch of genomic DNA from Opitutaceae bacterium. It encodes these proteins:
- a CDS encoding sulfite exporter TauE/SafE family protein; the protein is MSFEAWQWSLLVLGAVTIGMAKTGIPGLGIMFVAIFANIMPAKTATGLVLPMLILADVVAVFFYRRHAVIKYVIKLFPWTAAGVVLGTVALAYVDNQEARLMVGIILIVMISLHVVKEWGQAGRKLESEVVDHAVWFAPLMGIVAGFTTQVANAAGPVMILYLLAMRLPKMEFMGTGAIFFLALNVFKVPFMVGLDMITLDSLTINLLLAPAILLGTLLGRLVIQRINQKAFQNLAIGLAFVASIKLLF
- a CDS encoding DUF4962 domain-containing protein is translated as MKESRHPHPHVDPRQPRNNDRLGTNPPVFAWKPPAGEVRVRISGTHPPVYTSVLVESKDGYRLEVARDLDFADKVIDLPGLVDPVHLPEKALPAGGYFWRWSSGEAVSEVFSFTIPQDAVRLEVPPAETWLEAFSGPHPRVQVSAGDLPQLRSRLERDRPSERAAMIAEADAILKEAHHYPEPERLPDREVDYEAFWAIWYPTMWGTRRFVKGAEVLAFAYLVTGISEYGRAACQRLDSVARWDPEGSTYLGHNDEAHMSVIWNGPIACDWVWNLFTEEERTRVIEQYRRRGEITFHHMHDQGCYGVNRFDSHAGREIVFLAQMALVFHQEIPEAREWLRWLRPVLGGIWPVWAGDDGAWSEGVSYANPYVTIMSRFVSILKHGAGIDLYRRPFWKNFCKWKRWVQPPYAEWTGFGDHSERWRDGWTATADIVELIARETGSPEFLPYVAAFRREIDGMEAAPAGRALPATNPTLLLAPPLEAEPGREAADRPGGRVSAVFPYAGWAAIRTGLAGGSDDVAFLFRSSRFGAFSHSHSNNNDFIVHVGGRIMAMPSGYYAGYGSKHHAHWVWHTKANNCITLSDAPQLMRSHESQGYVINGFEDERIAYFCGNADASYRLQARRCRRHVAYLKDVGCFFLVDTFEAQPGITSSVQWNIHSWSPFAVDPDGKGFHLQRGESGLHGSFLFSHESFVSLREGWDPPPGTGKNSDQWHNQYHLRFTPAVLAEKRNLGVVLRPDYPGFRKPEIRRERRGTAEVAEIDGFSLWVNQEERMDVAGRESDAIAAIVMDGRVYEIREEGVAHRGQ
- a CDS encoding NAD(P)-dependent oxidoreductase gives rise to the protein MSEKIGFVGVGRMGANMARRLKDCGYEISAVYDVFPESAAKLAAEIGAKHCAALPEVTALADIIFTVVTDEAAMLEIFGGEDSLLVGAAGKLFVNCATISPATHILVEQAAHRAGAQTMEACMASSIPQARQGTLYLMVGGSKENVARIETILTKLSSSMRHVGGTGEAAKVKALVNMVMNINTAGLAEGLGLGDALGLDLTMLREVFSETGANSNVLRTDGEDMQNRDFACFFSAEHAAKDSRIAYELAVTSGLTLPLARVTKEQFEKMVQIGLGGLDKSGIAELTFKGRHET
- a CDS encoding exosortase/archaeosortase family protein — its product is MADFKRDPAPKTKAPGRYPDLLTGLILFGLTAAVFLPVFHWLAEQTVSRDQVQYSILILGAALAVTLWRERQAISLRFKLSRISLAFVAAAYLMGALAILLRSPLPLLLGFLIAFIGGAVFLVGDEHLRLCLKLTTGFAAFLIIVVLFPLLDLPLRKLAGIGAGQILQSLHYETALGMIDGGNVPQVILLVDGTPFNVATECNGFGLLTSCALLAFLVVLTSREPWYWRIALVLSGALIGLLLNLIRIVAICMTAPHFPDHYTLLHEVIGTVALWLGIGLTWWIVSPSGPAFLRSAFKPRSRAR
- a CDS encoding SIS domain-containing protein, whose product is MMTFDQSLQKSLETLHALRTIRPAIDAAGDLILETLKTGNKLIACGNGGSAAEAQHLTTELVGRYRSNRRSLPAVALTSDGTLMSCIGNDFGWDQVFVRQFEGIATEGDLLVCLSSSGQSRDLVTVLETARKHGIHSLALLGKGGGACQGLATIEVIIPSDQTASVQEAHLFLIHHFCERIEGAFPA
- a CDS encoding crossover junction endodeoxyribonuclease RuvC, producing MARMTSRQLWAAKLAGKAMPGRVVDLPSAVRRPFNGRILGVDPSLRGTGLAVVEFRPGASPLLLHCRTLLMKKTVSMPECLAGIYRGIAEALDTHSVEHVALEQTIYVQNFQTAQILGAARGAAIAAAAVAGKAVFEYPPLRVKQAVVGVGRASKEQMARTVMAMLGHGATLAYDEADAVGVALCHAFTWRETGV
- a CDS encoding cysteine desulfurase family protein; protein product: MAYFDFNATAPLHPVARETWLKTSADAWQNPGSPYRAGARAHARLVESRECLAGLLDCGPERIVFTSGATESDNTVIASVASVSGQNDRIAVSPTEHPAVLEAADRFWGDRVIWLRVDGAGRIDEAHLEEVLVGFRPRLTCIMAANNETGVVAPVVRLAELCRRHGSLMLCDATQWIGKRPLENLRLPDFLVGGAHKFGGPKGVGFLRLPKEGQFSSLIRGGRQENGHRAGTENIPSVAAMTAVLSHLKEEWDCGIPAREETRRDFESSLKGKVPGVCIVSEDAERLWNTVSVIMPHGENTWWARKLDAKDFQVGTGSACSTGEAGPSHVMKAQNIPPDQARRMVRLSSGWSTGPEDWRDLAVLIAELAAEQAAGPVIRIVNSAS
- the recF gene encoding DNA replication and repair protein RecF (All proteins in this family for which functions are known are DNA-binding proteins that assist the filamentation of RecA onto DNA for the initiation of recombination or recombinational repair.) encodes the protein MILRRLGIQDFRNITAAGIEFEPGNTFLLGSNGQGKSNLIEAIGFMTALRAFRTHEQKALIRHGEEEAALAYVLESRTRGRTELTIRLRAQGRSVELDGEPVRRFAEVIGQFPTVVFASEDIQLIRGGPANRRRLIDLFLSSLDTGYLRALTRYHRSLRERNALLRKDAADGQLAAFEQVMAPLAAEVFRSRTAVVASLEEALGRFYLGLCGGAEDPRFQFRPDVRTDDEEAWLKVFGDGRARDRQMKSTQRGPQRDDFRLLINGREAQDYASEGQQRGLVLALRFAQIQVIRDRTGAIPIVLADDVLGELDPVRRERFWRHLDPDTQVIASGTTPPEATDPRGWRILGVEDGRFAFALTPGNPFARTATMIPLEDYSEDIIGKVMRGRGISKDQLCRDAGISGDELSGLLRGEPLEAALRKVAPVLELGADQLVVCARKTWYPDQPEKPVGFASANTTFHDMTVNAYVVWDTATREAVIFDSGADSEPLIEVVRTNRLAVKLILLTHSHTDHVIDLPRLVEAVGNPPVWINARESGDEDFPGNAHTFEAGKTFSVSGLSIESVLTNGHSPGGTTYLVKGLDQPLAIVGDSLFAGSMGGSMTAYETGRQNNLKKVLTLPDATILAPGHGPLTTVAQEKLHNPFFAGRI